Proteins encoded by one window of Bacteroidia bacterium:
- a CDS encoding DUF255 domain-containing protein: MQKKFFCLILLAFGCLNLHAQTNPAQATEKESLVNWISLNEAEKRNKEIPKPIIIDFYTSWCSWCKVMMNTTYSDPSIASYINANFYPVKFDAETKDTIEYDGVTYKPTGTQKRDPNEFAVKMLNGTMMYPSTIFMNKAANFTMSAQGYLETKKIEPMLVFTLENGFRNSSYEDFNAQFQKAFYDSLQTNIYESVKWQTPAQFFIKDKKPDQNKKIVFINTDWCNTCRVMYRTTFSDTAVSSMLSKHFELVNFNPETNDKLFFQDKEFENIHSKEMPFHQLVYALSRNGLIFPQVIFMDEKNTVVDAIPFYLNPNVFKNIVRFYGEDIYKSKNWETYIKEQETK, translated from the coding sequence ATGCAAAAGAAATTTTTTTGCCTTATACTATTGGCATTTGGGTGTTTAAACCTCCATGCACAAACAAATCCTGCACAAGCAACTGAAAAAGAATCGTTAGTTAACTGGATTAGCTTAAACGAAGCTGAAAAACGAAACAAGGAAATTCCAAAGCCCATTATTATTGATTTTTATACCAGCTGGTGTAGCTGGTGCAAGGTGATGATGAATACAACTTATTCAGACCCATCAATAGCCTCATATATCAATGCCAATTTTTATCCGGTTAAATTTGATGCTGAAACCAAAGACACTATCGAGTATGATGGGGTTACCTACAAACCAACAGGCACGCAAAAGCGCGACCCGAATGAATTTGCAGTAAAAATGCTAAATGGTACCATGATGTATCCTTCTACTATTTTCATGAATAAGGCTGCTAACTTTACCATGTCTGCACAGGGATATTTGGAAACAAAGAAGATAGAACCCATGTTGGTTTTTACCTTGGAAAATGGCTTTCGAAACAGCAGCTATGAAGATTTTAATGCCCAATTTCAAAAAGCATTTTACGATTCCTTACAAACCAATATTTACGAATCTGTTAAATGGCAAACCCCTGCACAGTTTTTTATTAAAGACAAAAAGCCGGATCAGAATAAGAAAATTGTATTTATCAATACAGACTGGTGCAATACGTGCCGTGTTATGTACAGAACAACTTTTAGTGATACTGCTGTAAGCAGCATGTTATCCAAACATTTTGAATTGGTAAATTTCAATCCTGAAACTAATGACAAATTATTTTTTCAGGATAAAGAATTTGAGAACATACATTCTAAAGAAATGCCGTTTCATCAGTTGGTGTATGCACTTAGCCGAAACGGATTAATATTTCCACAAGTAATATTTATGGATGAAAAGAATACCGTTGTTGATGCTATTCCATTTTACCTGAATCCAAATGTTTTTAAAAATATTGTACGCTTTTACGGAGAAGATATTTATAAATCAAAAAACTGGGAGACATATATCAAAGAACAGGAAACAAAATAA
- a CDS encoding TCR/Tet family MFS transporter, whose product MKSLKNPVTFIFITVLVDCIGIGIIFPVIASLITEVSHVPVNKATTYSGWMMTLYALMQFVFSPVLGGISDRYGRRPVLLLSLLGLGIDYLFLSVAHTLTLLFIGRIIAGICGASFTTSFAYIADVSPSEKRAQYFGMMGAAFGVGFIIGPVLGALASHWGVRAPFVVAACLSLLNFLYGYFILPESLKPENRRAFQWKRANPLGAFIQIKKSKNIRTLIFTMFLLYLAGQVMPSIWAFYTKFTYNWSDAEIGYSLAFVGVMVAIVQGGLIKWSQTKLGSHTSIYTGLAFYLVGLTLFAIANQSWMLYAFTFIYALGGIGPPSIQGIISGLVPPNEQGELQGMMTALMSVSTILSPLLMTNLFYNFTKPETIFYFSGAPFAAAAILVLISFFVVKRGIRNLSRVNA is encoded by the coding sequence ATGAAAAGCTTAAAAAATCCTGTTACTTTTATATTTATTACTGTATTAGTTGACTGCATCGGTATTGGAATTATTTTTCCGGTAATTGCATCATTGATAACAGAAGTTAGTCATGTTCCCGTCAACAAAGCAACAACATACAGCGGTTGGATGATGACTCTTTATGCTTTGATGCAGTTTGTTTTTTCTCCTGTCCTTGGTGGCATCAGTGATCGCTATGGTCGCAGACCGGTGCTACTCTTGTCATTGTTAGGTTTAGGTATTGATTACCTGTTTTTATCAGTGGCACACACCCTCACGCTATTATTTATTGGAAGAATTATTGCTGGAATATGTGGTGCAAGTTTTACTACCAGTTTTGCCTACATTGCCGATGTTAGTCCGTCTGAAAAAAGAGCTCAGTATTTTGGAATGATGGGTGCAGCCTTTGGTGTCGGATTTATCATTGGTCCTGTTCTTGGGGCATTAGCAAGTCATTGGGGTGTGCGTGCACCTTTTGTTGTAGCTGCATGTTTGTCTCTACTAAATTTTCTATATGGATATTTTATTTTGCCCGAATCATTGAAACCCGAAAACAGAAGAGCATTTCAGTGGAAGCGAGCGAATCCTTTGGGTGCATTTATTCAGATTAAAAAAAGCAAGAATATCAGAACACTCATCTTTACCATGTTTTTACTTTATCTTGCAGGTCAGGTAATGCCTTCTATCTGGGCATTCTACACCAAGTTTACCTACAACTGGTCTGATGCAGAAATAGGTTATTCATTAGCTTTTGTCGGTGTGATGGTGGCTATTGTACAAGGCGGATTAATTAAATGGTCACAAACAAAATTGGGTAGTCACACTTCAATTTATACAGGACTTGCTTTTTATCTGGTAGGATTAACACTGTTTGCCATTGCCAATCAATCGTGGATGCTTTATGCATTTACTTTTATCTATGCATTAGGAGGCATTGGTCCGCCATCAATTCAAGGAATCATTTCAGGTTTAGTACCGCCTAATGAACAAGGCGAACTACAAGGAATGATGACTGCACTAATGAGTGTGTCAACAATTTTATCTCCACTACTCATGACTAATTTGTTTTACAATTTTACAAAACCCGAAACGATATTTTATTTTTCCGGAGCACCATTTGCTGCTGCTGCAATTTTAGTGTTGATTTCATTCTTTGTGGTAAAACGGGGCATAAGAAATTTGTCACGCGTAAATGCCTGA
- a CDS encoding M28 family peptidase, which produces MAVLGKKYSFLKLLTIASLLVIGSCKQPAPESTETKQEAPAAINIPVPAFNSDSALHYLQTQVEFGPRVPGTDAHAKCADYLFQKLKSFGLQTQIQSETITTFDNKKFRLKNIIAEYKPEAKQRVLLLAHWDTRPWADHDSIGKDQPFDGANDGASGVAVLLEIARLLPASGLETGIDILLVDLEDYGQEEDDTRFPRQENTWCLGSQFWAKNMHRSDYFAQYGILLDMVGGVHPVFPKEGTSLYYAPDVLSRVWNIAQNMGYGQYFINEPAPQTIDDHLYINQLANIRTIDIVHYDNVKKEYPPYHHTHGDNLSIIDKNTLNMVGRVVLQTIFTK; this is translated from the coding sequence ATGGCAGTACTTGGGAAAAAATATAGTTTTTTAAAATTACTTACCATTGCTAGTTTACTTGTAATAGGTTCGTGTAAACAGCCTGCACCGGAGAGTACAGAAACAAAACAGGAAGCTCCAGCCGCAATTAATATTCCCGTGCCGGCATTTAATAGTGATTCGGCCTTGCATTATTTACAGACACAAGTTGAATTTGGTCCACGTGTTCCGGGAACTGATGCACATGCAAAATGCGCTGATTATCTTTTTCAGAAATTAAAATCTTTTGGTTTACAGACACAAATTCAGTCTGAAACAATAACCACATTCGATAATAAAAAATTCAGACTTAAAAATATTATTGCTGAATATAAACCTGAGGCAAAACAAAGAGTGTTGTTGCTTGCGCACTGGGACACACGCCCTTGGGCCGATCATGATTCAATTGGAAAGGATCAACCTTTTGACGGAGCAAATGATGGAGCGAGTGGTGTGGCAGTGTTGCTTGAAATTGCAAGGTTGTTGCCTGCATCAGGACTTGAAACAGGCATTGATATATTGTTGGTTGACCTTGAAGATTACGGGCAGGAAGAAGATGATACCCGTTTTCCACGTCAGGAAAATACATGGTGCTTGGGTTCACAATTCTGGGCAAAGAACATGCATCGCTCCGATTATTTTGCGCAATACGGAATACTTCTCGATATGGTTGGTGGTGTTCATCCGGTTTTTCCAAAGGAAGGAACATCATTGTATTATGCACCGGATGTGTTGAGCAGGGTTTGGAACATAGCGCAAAACATGGGCTATGGACAATATTTTATTAATGAACCTGCTCCACAAACAATAGATGACCATTTATACATAAATCAACTTGCCAATATCAGAACCATTGATATTGTTCACTACGACAATGTAAAGAAAGAATATCCACCTTATCATCATACACATGGCGACAACCTTTCAATAATTGATAAAAACACATTAAATATGGTAGGACGTGTGGTGCTTCAAACAATTTTTACAAAGTAA
- the cysS gene encoding cysteine--tRNA ligase, with the protein MEYQPLNIYNTLSRQKEQFEPLTPPFVGLYVCGPTVYSDVHLGNCRTFISFDLIYRYLLHLGYKVRYVRNITDAGHLEGDRDEGDDKFAKKARLEQLEPMEIVQRYTLGFHDVMRAFNTLPPSIEPTATGHIIEQIEMIKQIISNGYAYEVNGTVYFDVEKYSKEFNYGQLTNRLLEDMIANTRELGGQDEKKGRLDFALWINAKPEHIMRWPSPWGIGFPGWHIECSAMSTKYLGTTFDIHGGGMDLAATHHTNEIAQSQACSNVQPCRYWMHTNMLTVNGTRMSKSAGNGFLPGELFTGNHPLLKKGYSPMAVRFFMMQTHYRSTLDFSNEALQAAEKGYQRLMSAVKTLNSVKASDVTSVNLSLIRKNAYDAMNDDFNSPVMVAQLFELVRIINSANDGKEKMTKEDIAEAKSIIQHFVFDIAGLMDDSVASGDQSMFDNVMQLVLEMRNQAKAKKEFSVSDHIRNSLNAMGINVKDSKDGSTWEKI; encoded by the coding sequence ATGGAATATCAACCGCTGAATATTTACAATACACTTTCACGACAGAAAGAACAATTTGAGCCATTAACACCTCCATTCGTAGGACTGTATGTTTGCGGTCCTACTGTTTATAGTGATGTGCACTTAGGTAACTGCCGCACATTTATTTCTTTCGATCTCATTTATCGTTATCTCTTGCACCTGGGATATAAAGTGCGTTATGTAAGAAATATTACCGATGCCGGTCACCTCGAAGGCGATAGAGATGAAGGTGATGATAAGTTTGCTAAGAAAGCACGTCTGGAACAATTAGAGCCAATGGAAATTGTGCAACGTTACACCTTAGGTTTTCATGATGTGATGCGTGCATTCAACACCTTGCCGCCAAGTATTGAACCTACTGCAACCGGACATATCATTGAGCAGATTGAAATGATTAAGCAAATCATCAGCAATGGTTATGCTTATGAAGTGAATGGCACTGTTTATTTTGATGTAGAGAAATACAGTAAAGAATTTAACTACGGTCAGCTCACCAACCGCTTGTTGGAAGATATGATTGCCAACACACGTGAACTGGGTGGACAGGATGAAAAAAAAGGGCGATTGGATTTTGCACTGTGGATTAATGCAAAGCCTGAGCATATCATGCGATGGCCTTCGCCTTGGGGAATTGGCTTTCCCGGATGGCATATTGAATGTTCGGCAATGAGTACTAAATATTTGGGTACTACCTTTGATATTCATGGTGGCGGAATGGACCTTGCAGCAACACATCATACCAATGAGATTGCACAGTCGCAGGCATGCAGCAACGTGCAGCCATGCCGCTATTGGATGCATACCAACATGTTAACGGTTAACGGTACGCGAATGTCAAAATCTGCTGGTAATGGATTTCTTCCGGGTGAACTTTTTACAGGCAATCATCCTTTACTCAAAAAAGGCTATTCGCCTATGGCTGTTCGCTTTTTTATGATGCAGACGCATTACAGAAGTACGCTCGACTTCAGCAATGAAGCTTTGCAGGCAGCAGAAAAGGGCTATCAGCGATTGATGTCTGCCGTTAAAACACTCAACAGCGTAAAGGCCTCAGACGTTACCTCTGTAAATTTATCTTTAATAAGAAAGAACGCCTATGATGCCATGAACGATGACTTCAACAGTCCGGTAATGGTTGCACAGTTGTTTGAGTTAGTTCGGATAATCAACTCTGCCAATGATGGAAAAGAGAAGATGACTAAAGAAGATATTGCAGAAGCAAAATCAATTATTCAGCATTTTGTTTTTGATATTGCAGGACTGATGGACGATTCAGTTGCTTCAGGCGATCAGTCTATGTTTGATAATGTAATGCAATTGGTTCTTGAAATGCGTAATCAGGCTAAAGCAAAAAAAGAATTTTCTGTTTCGGATCATATTCGTAACAGTTTAAATGCAATGGGAATAAATGTTAAAGACTCAAAAGATGGCAGTACTTGGGAAAAAATATAG
- a CDS encoding NAD-dependent epimerase/dehydratase family protein: protein MSQTERTLVLGSAGQIGTDLVEELRRLYGSDNVIATDIKDQPADFKAKGPFYMADVLDTQQVYDLIKKNNVKQVYLLAALLSAVAEQKPKAAWKLNMDGLFVMLDYCKENTGIKLFWPSSIAVFGPTTPRNSTPQQTIMEPSTVYGISKQAGERWCEYYNQKHHVDVRSIRYPGLISYKADPGGGTTDYAVNIFHDAVLKNTYDCFLKENTTLPMMYMPDAIRATLELMNAPVEKIKTRSGYNLAGISFSPAELVEEIRKHIPTFTCTYTPDSRQQIADSWPASIDDSIAQKEWGWKHQYDLKEMTSEMLKHIREKYKK from the coding sequence ATGTCACAAACAGAGCGAACGCTTGTGCTGGGTTCCGCAGGTCAGATAGGAACAGACCTGGTAGAAGAACTCAGAAGATTATATGGGTCTGACAATGTTATTGCAACAGACATAAAAGATCAGCCTGCCGATTTTAAAGCGAAGGGTCCATTCTATATGGCCGATGTGTTGGATACACAGCAGGTGTACGACCTCATAAAGAAAAATAATGTAAAGCAGGTTTATTTACTTGCAGCATTATTATCGGCAGTGGCAGAGCAAAAACCTAAAGCAGCATGGAAACTCAACATGGATGGACTGTTTGTAATGCTCGATTATTGCAAAGAAAATACCGGCATCAAATTATTTTGGCCAAGCTCCATTGCTGTTTTCGGTCCAACAACCCCTCGCAATTCAACACCACAGCAAACAATAATGGAGCCATCAACAGTATATGGCATCAGTAAACAAGCCGGTGAGCGCTGGTGCGAATATTACAATCAAAAACATCACGTTGATGTTAGAAGTATTCGTTATCCCGGCCTGATAAGTTACAAAGCTGACCCGGGAGGAGGAACTACAGACTATGCTGTAAATATATTTCATGATGCAGTTTTGAAAAATACTTACGACTGTTTTCTGAAAGAAAATACTACACTGCCAATGATGTATATGCCCGATGCTATTCGTGCAACGTTGGAACTGATGAATGCACCTGTAGAAAAAATTAAAACACGCAGTGGATATAATCTTGCAGGTATTTCTTTTTCACCTGCTGAATTGGTTGAAGAAATAAGAAAACATATTCCAACTTTTACCTGCACATACACACCTGATTCACGTCAGCAAATTGCCGACTCATGGCCTGCAAGCATTGATGATAGTATTGCACAAAAAGAGTGGGGATGGAAGCATCAGTACGATCTCAAAGAAATGACCTCAGAAATGTTAAAACACATCAGAGAAAAATACAAAAAATAA
- a CDS encoding M1 family metallopeptidase — MKKQVIYLSVCFLIALNCQAQLFNGDKPAFTHADSLRGFLSPIRSCYDVKFYDLSVTLNIPDESILGSNSIWFEVVSPTKMIQVDLTEKLSVTAITDEHNNKLNFSRDGNAIMISFPTILNKGMHYKIKIDYFGKPVVGKMLPWDGGFKWTKDEDGLPWVAVACQGTGASVWWPCKDHQSDEPDSMMINITVPKELMDISNGRLRKKTPVGNDMMQYSWFVSYPINTYNVTINVGAYVHFNDLHVNNNDTLTLDYYVKSYNLEKAKKQFEQVKPMLNCFEKYFGKYPFYRDGYKLVETPYLGMEHQSCIAYGNKYKTGYLGADFSGIGLDFDYIIIHETAHEWWGNNLTTKDIADMWVHEGFGSYAEVLYVECLYGKAKALDYVNAQRKKVGNKTPVIGPYDVNTEGSGDMYPKGSLLLNTIRHYIDNDSLFFSILMNLQKTFAYQTITSADVESLMTKQSGKNLAPIFDQYLRQAAIPVFEYEVVKEKPLQIRYRWTANVAAFNLPVRVDCNNENKRLSVTTQWQETTLEGFDSNCLTVRDDLGYFHITKLNK, encoded by the coding sequence ATGAAAAAGCAAGTTATATACCTCTCTGTATGCTTCCTTATAGCGTTAAATTGCCAAGCACAACTTTTTAATGGTGATAAACCTGCATTTACCCATGCTGATTCGTTACGTGGTTTTCTGTCGCCAATAAGAAGTTGTTATGATGTTAAATTTTACGACTTGTCAGTTACATTGAATATTCCTGATGAATCTATTTTGGGTAGCAACAGCATTTGGTTTGAAGTAGTAAGCCCAACAAAAATGATTCAAGTTGATTTAACAGAAAAGTTATCAGTTACCGCTATTACTGATGAGCATAACAATAAACTAAACTTTAGTCGTGATGGTAATGCCATAATGATTTCTTTTCCAACAATATTAAATAAAGGCATGCATTACAAAATAAAAATTGACTACTTCGGGAAGCCTGTTGTTGGCAAGATGTTGCCCTGGGATGGTGGCTTTAAATGGACTAAGGACGAAGATGGTTTGCCATGGGTGGCTGTTGCCTGTCAGGGAACAGGTGCTAGTGTGTGGTGGCCATGCAAAGATCATCAAAGTGATGAGCCTGACAGTATGATGATAAATATTACTGTTCCAAAAGAATTGATGGATATTTCAAACGGAAGACTTCGTAAAAAAACTCCTGTGGGTAATGATATGATGCAATATAGTTGGTTTGTCAGTTATCCGATAAATACTTACAATGTAACCATAAATGTTGGAGCCTATGTTCATTTTAATGATTTGCATGTAAACAACAACGATACTTTAACACTTGACTATTATGTAAAATCATACAATTTAGAGAAAGCAAAAAAACAATTTGAGCAAGTGAAACCTATGTTGAATTGTTTTGAAAAATATTTTGGAAAATATCCTTTTTACCGTGATGGTTATAAGTTGGTAGAAACACCATACCTGGGCATGGAACACCAGAGTTGTATTGCCTATGGAAACAAATATAAAACCGGATATTTGGGAGCGGATTTTTCAGGTATAGGTCTAGATTTTGACTATATCATCATTCATGAGACAGCACATGAATGGTGGGGAAATAATCTAACAACAAAAGACATTGCTGATATGTGGGTACATGAAGGCTTTGGCAGCTATGCAGAAGTGCTTTATGTAGAATGTTTGTATGGAAAAGCAAAAGCACTTGACTACGTCAATGCACAACGTAAAAAAGTAGGAAACAAAACTCCGGTCATTGGTCCTTATGATGTTAACACAGAAGGAAGTGGTGATATGTACCCTAAAGGGAGCCTGTTATTAAACACCATCAGACATTATATTGATAATGACTCCTTGTTTTTTTCTATTCTGATGAACCTGCAAAAAACATTTGCTTATCAAACCATCACCTCTGCAGATGTTGAATCATTAATGACAAAACAGTCAGGTAAAAATCTTGCACCAATATTTGATCAATACCTGCGCCAAGCAGCAATTCCTGTTTTTGAATATGAAGTGGTGAAAGAAAAACCATTACAAATACGTTATCGCTGGACAGCAAATGTTGCTGCTTTTAATTTACCGGTAAGAGTAGATTGTAACAATGAAAATAAAAGGTTATCCGTAACAACACAATGGCAGGAAACAACACTTGAAGGGTTTGACAGTAATTGTTTAACTGTAAGAGATGACCTTGGCTATTTTCACATCACTAAATTGAATAAATAA
- a CDS encoding T9SS type A sorting domain-containing protein, protein MIHISTTTKLLIALLLPFTAIAQVSETVTINAGYTNQTFYSMANATISTIDNTDWDLGFQISGFEAAILINSKNNVKLFKANKDASEWSTMTAADTTGMYNYELLNNEAHMFNGAFNTTADTSDMFDLGWGEYDLGSHAVMGDSVYFIKLNSNTVKKIWIESLINATYNFRIADLDGSNEIQRSLQKLSYPAKNFGYYSIANDQFLDREPTKDSWDLCFQQYVDHFINYKVTGVLTNDSVQSVKAYPVNDVTTATDAGYGYSYENNLIGYDWKAFNGSTFVIEDSVAYFVIDKNNHKWKMVFTGFGGSANGNFYFDKYDMGPLSVLENNSIEAIALYPNPATGNSQLIINSDNATTVNIVVTELNGRLVSSFAKQVNGLSNITIPSENFTKGIYIVKIDTGKQLQQLKLVVQ, encoded by the coding sequence ATGATACACATTTCTACAACTACTAAATTATTGATAGCACTGTTACTGCCTTTTACTGCAATTGCACAAGTAAGCGAAACAGTAACCATTAATGCCGGCTACACCAATCAGACTTTTTACAGTATGGCCAATGCTACCATATCAACCATTGACAATACTGATTGGGACCTTGGATTTCAGATTTCAGGTTTTGAAGCAGCCATTCTCATCAATTCAAAGAATAATGTAAAACTTTTTAAAGCAAATAAAGATGCCTCGGAGTGGAGTACCATGACAGCTGCAGATACAACAGGTATGTACAATTACGAGTTGTTGAATAACGAAGCACATATGTTTAACGGTGCATTCAACACCACAGCAGACACATCCGATATGTTTGATCTCGGCTGGGGAGAGTATGATTTAGGCTCGCACGCTGTAATGGGTGATTCTGTTTATTTTATAAAACTAAATAGTAATACAGTTAAAAAAATCTGGATTGAATCGCTTATCAATGCAACCTATAATTTTCGAATTGCTGATTTAGATGGCAGCAATGAAATTCAACGTTCATTACAAAAGTTGAGCTATCCTGCAAAGAACTTCGGCTACTACTCAATTGCAAACGATCAGTTCTTGGACCGCGAACCAACCAAGGACAGTTGGGATCTTTGTTTCCAGCAATATGTTGATCATTTTATCAATTACAAAGTTACAGGGGTACTCACCAACGACAGTGTACAATCTGTTAAAGCCTATCCGGTAAATGATGTAACTACTGCCACCGATGCAGGTTATGGGTATTCATACGAAAACAACCTTATTGGCTATGACTGGAAAGCTTTCAACGGCTCAACATTCGTAATTGAAGATTCTGTTGCTTATTTTGTCATAGACAAAAATAATCATAAATGGAAAATGGTATTCACCGGATTTGGTGGTTCTGCTAACGGCAACTTCTATTTTGATAAATATGACATGGGTCCATTATCGGTTTTGGAAAACAACAGTATTGAAGCTATTGCACTTTATCCGAATCCTGCAACAGGTAACTCGCAACTTATTATAAACAGCGACAATGCCACAACAGTTAATATTGTTGTTACAGAATTGAATGGCCGTTTGGTTTCATCATTTGCAAAGCAAGTAAATGGGCTAAGTAACATAACAATTCCTTCAGAAAATTTCACAAAGGGAATTTATATTGTAAAAATTGACACCGGCAAACAACTACAACAACTTAAATTGGTTGTACAATAA